The segment ACAGGCCCTGCTCCCAAAACCTAGACACTGGCAGCTAAGATCTGACCAGAGATGACCCAGGACAGGATGTTTGTGTGTGGCAATGACTCTTCTCCAGCCAAATGAGGCTTAAAGTGACTGCATGTGTCATGGTTATCCGATGGTTCAACTGTGTGATAATGGCATAATAAGCCAATTTTTACAAAAACAACCACTACTGGTATAGATAGTGCTTTATTGTTTACACgttctctcatttaatccttgcagcaaccctgaggtaggtattattatccccactttacagatgagtaagCCATTGTTCCAAGGTTAGACTACTTGCTGAAGATCACACACTTACTTACAGCAAAGCCACCAATAATCACAACCCAAGGGGACTCTTGAGTAGTTCACGGGCTGCTGTCAAGGAAAGTAGAGCTGAAAACCTCAACTGGGAAAGGCTGGACCATTTATGAGAGTTCAGGGGGGTCCCTCACCAGGGATGAATGAGGCACATTCACAGGCCAAGACTGGAACTGAGCAGGAGAAGCCTAGAGCTCCTGGGAGTCGTGAAGCAAAAGGAGGTCTTTACACTTGGTGAGAGTTGACGTGTCTTCAAGTAGGCACAGGGCCCACCTTCCAAGGAATGGAGTAACAAGAAGGTATCCAGCAGCTGCCAGTCCAGAGGCTAGCCACAGGGCAAGTGTGGCAGGGCAGGAAGAGCTGCCCCTGCTTGGCACTACGTCAGCTTGGCCAACACGTGCTGACTTTCAGGTAGTGGTCCTTTACTTTGGTTAAGGCTTGAGAATCTGATGAGAGTCATAACCCCCTGCCCCCCAAGAAAAATATAGACACAAGTGTACAGACAGCATCTTGCATACAGTTTTAGGGAGGCCCTGAATCTCAGGTGAAATCCTGCTTTACAGCAAGGATGTCATGAGTAAAGTCACTGAAACAAACCTATCTTTGTGCAGCTTGTATTTACCATGGCTGTTCCCATTTTGCTATCCCCTGATATTTAGAATGTTGTGAAGTTTTAACAGAAGTCAAGGAGAGGGTTCTAGCCAGAGAAAGAGTAGCTGTGCATGGCAGTGGTGGCAGCCAGGaggcaaaaacaaagaaaaagataggGTCATATGTACTATTCCACCCAGAAGATCACTTCTGGGGTTTTTGTCTACTCAACAGAAGGGCTGTGAGAGGTGATGGAGACAGGGCAGTGGTTTCCTCCTTTCAGAAAGGAGAGCCATTCCCTCACTGGCTACAGGGTCTAAAGTCCTGTTGGCATTGCCCTACTCCGACCTGACCCTCTCTGTAATCCCATGAATACACCTGAGCATCGGGCCAGTCATCCATGCACATGTGGCCAGGTAATCTATGAACACCCGTGTATTTACACATGCTCTTTCATGGAAGAAGGAAAACTGGGATGGGGTAGGTCTCAGGACAGAGATTGCGTGTTGCAGTTTGGGGAGCATGCATTCCCCACAGAGAATCACATACATTTCAAGAATCAGCACAAGGAGTCAGGGCACATGAGCCCCCAAACACTTCCACAGTTCCTCCTTCTGGCCAGGGCCCAACCCGAAAGCAAAGTTGCAGCGCTGTCCTGGGCCAAAGCGCCAAACTAACAAGCCCAAGAGAGTGGGCTGAAGGGGTCACACGGGTTGAGCGGGCAAGTGCAGGAAAAGTACTGATTCACTGTGACAGCAGTTCTGATCTCTCAGGGGAATCAGGCAAAGGCCTGGCCCTGAACCCGTCCAGGCCCAGAGAGAGCAGACAGGGAAGCTGAAGTGACCATTCAAAGGACAAAGAAAACTCAGAGGCCACGGTGACATTCCAGGCCCGCTGACCCCCCAGCATCCCAGTAGTCATTCCATCCAGGGGTCACTCATGCACTGGTGGTTATTTGCCCGGCCCTAGATGGACGTCTCATCACAGGTGGCTAGAGGAGCCCCAGTTAGCCGAATGTGGGCTGGGCTTGGGCAAGGATCAAGTAGAAAGGGTGGAGGGAAGCCACCAAAGCCACTGCCCCTCTTGGCCAGGGCCAGGGGCAGCCGCTCATCttcgggagagggagagggaggatcCTGGCTGTAGCTTGTGGTACCAGACGGTGGGACCCCTAGGTCCAAGCCCACCTTGTCTCTAGCCAGAAGTTCCCTTTGTCGCTGTCGCTGCTGATGCCGACCAATCAGGAGGAGAGTCAGGGACGCTGCAAGAACTCCCAGGAAGAAGCCTGCTAGTCCAGCCCCTATTGTATGAGCCTGGCTCAAGGGGCCCCGTGGGGTGCCCCACACCAAGCTGTAAGCAGCCACCACGCGGGCTGCCCCACCCTCCTGACACTCACAGGCATAAGCACCCATGGCCCCTGGGGATATCACCACTTCTAGCCCCTCCTGCCGGCGGGTGAGTGCAGTCACTCCGCTGGGCTGGCGCCACACGCAGGATGCCCAGGCTGAGCTTGGGGAACACGGCAAGACCACATGTGCAGCTGCAGCCACAGGAACTTCAAACACCACCGGGTGTTCTGGAGAGAAAGCAGAGGCACAAACGATGGTGACGCTATAGGTTTGGGGTGACAGAAATGTGGGGTGATATGAGAAGGGGCCATGGGGGACAAAGCCAAAAGGGGGATCCCCAAAGACAGTAAGGCTGCCACATCTTCCAGCAGACAAGTTTTAAAGTAGGTCCAAAAAGGACTACTTTCTAGGCCCTTCCAGCCACTCCACCCATATTTCCCTAAACCATACAGACCTCCAGGCTCTTCAGGACACAAAGAAGAGACATCCGCTGACTCTATGTCTTGAACCAGcctataaagaagaaaacacttgATAAATCCAGTGTCAACATCCCCTCTACCCTCCTCGGTACCAATGAACGTTCACTTGCCAATTGCACCTCCCGTCATCTCCTAAATCACTTCTAGAATTATCAGTCAACATTCTCTTCATCCCTAAACTTTTCCCCAATACCTTTTAGATGCATGACATTTTCTACaaattctacaaatatttctatttgtAGAATTCTACAAATTGTACAAATATTTCTAGTAGTCGACAGAGAATTAAATCTGCACTAGGTCTGTCAGAAAGACATTTGGTTGGGgtacaaacaaaagaaacacagGAGCCTTCCAAGAAGTACAGCTGGTTGTCCACAACCCCAAGATTTCTCTGGAAATCTCTGGTAAAAGATTTTTCTGTTAAGAGCAAAGCTTCTTTCCTATCACAGTTAATTAAAATCCTGTTAGGATCAGTGAGATGACTGTGTATTTCATAAAATAGCTCAGCTAAAGGCACATCTGTGGTTATCACCAGTGCTTGGGGATGAAATCACCTTGCAAGCGCATAAAAGTGTAAAGAGAAGGATTAAACCCAGGGGAGTATTAGCATTCAGAAACTAGCTGGAAAAAGAACCAATAAGAGACATCTAGATAGGTGAGAGAGGTAAGAAGGAAAACCAGGAGAATGCAGAATCATAGAAGGCAACAATATAACGTTTttcaaggaaggaaagagggagtgaAACCACTTCTGAGAGCACTTGTAGAAAActgagaagcaaatggcaacatGCAAGTCAACCATAGGCAGGGCAGGTCCAGCCGGGATGAGGACAGGCGGATGAGTTAGTATGGGCTGACGGATGGACACACAAGTGATACGAGcacacaaaccacacacacacacacacacgcagggcaACATCAACCCatgagaaacagactcagacgGATGGCTGGGCAGGAGCTGGGACCTCAGGCAATGCAACAGTGTAGCCACACTCACCCTCCGTGCTCTCCAGGGTGGGCCACACACGCAGCTAGCCGAACGCTCCAGGCACAGGCAGGGTCTCGGGCCAAAATGCACTCTGAGCAGCTCTGTAGACGGCCACAGTTGGCTGTATTCACTTGTGTCACCTCAGTACGGGAGCCAACCAAGAGCCAGTTCTACAGAAAGGGAATGAGCAAAAGGAACATGCTAGCTCTCCCAGACCTCAGGGTCACCAACTGTCTCTGGATTCAGATATCTTCCCAGCAGACTTGCCAAAATCTACAACTCACTTGGTATAACTTCATATTCTCAACTGGCTGAGGCTCTGGGAATAAGGCCAGATCCTCAAGGACACTGAGCTGGGCTCCAATCTGCACTGCTCGGTGGAGGTGTCCGTCCTCTAGGAAGCAGGCAAGGGGCAAAACATCATAACATAACTACCTGTGCCCGGGACCCTGATTACCTGTATGCAGGGGACCCTCTCTGTGGCCACAGCCTGTGTGCACTGGATGGGCAACTTGCTTGGCTATTAAACATACCTGTCCCCAGATAGAGCACATCATACTCTTTCCCTGAGAGGCTAGGGACCCTGTGGGCCACAACTCTGAGATAGGCTGTATCGGTCGTGACCAGGAGGGGGCGGCCATCAGCTGGAAACACTGGCCTGTCCATGAGCGGGTGGTCCCGGATGAAGGTGAGCACACGGTCAGGCAGGAAGAGTGATGAGCCAAACTGCTGGAGCTTCATGTTGTTGGTGATGCACTAGAGGAAACAGAATGTGTGACAAAGCTTTGCAGGGGCCAGGAAGTGTCTGTGATGCTTAGCTGGACTCTTGTCCTCGTGGGGCAACTCAGTTCTTTACCACCCCAGCCCCCTCACCTCtccaggcctgggctggggtACGTCATTGTCCATGACAGGCAGTCCCCTGTTGCAGTCATGTTTCAGCTCTCTGAAGGGACCATTCAGCACAGTCCGAATATCTTGGGGTCGGAAGGAACAGACAGCAGAGATGGCAGCCCCTTCCCTGGAAGAGTCACAGATGGGAGCCAGATATTTGGCGGGAACTGGGGGGAGGCAACTCAGCCCCCGTCAAATGAGATGACCCATGAGAAACACACAGGGAGCTGTGCAGCCTGCCCCAGGGCAGAGGGAGCAGGGTTCCAGGAAGAATCCACCCCACTCTGGAGGAGACCGCACTGACACTGAACCAATCCCAGGTGTCTTCCACCCTGTAACTCTCCATATCAGGAGCCCCTCACCACTGGGAGGAAAAGATGCCGTAAAAGACAGGTGTCCCTGCTCCACCCTCAGGTCGAAGAATGGCCACGTCCTGCAGGACACTCGAGGCCCGGCCATGCTCAGGCCCTGGACATAGCAGGTCAGCCTTTAGAAAGGTCGTCCATCTCTGCTGGAGGGTCTTCCGGCCCCCAAGATCGCCCTGGGATGACAAGCACGTAGGAAGTTCTTTTTAGAAGACCAATGTTAGGGAAGGACTGTGGAGACCAATACACACTCCCCCCAGTCAAGATGCATAGAAATGCAAGGACAGAGACAGAGTAACTGAGGAGGACAATGCGATACAGGGCGGGCAGGGTCACAATAATGAGCGTGACCACGTTTATTGTGCACGTGTAAAGTACTGCACTACGTGCTTTACATAAGTTGCTCCATTTAGTCCTCAGAACAGTACCTATTCCTGTCCAGAGTTACACAGGCAGTAAGCAGTGTAGCAAGGACTTGAATCCAGGTCTGTTTGTCAACAGTTTCTGCCTTTAACCTCTACACTGCGGTGTCACACGGGGTAATAACGGGGGTAAAAGAGGCCAGAGCCCTTTCTCCCACATTCCTCAAGCTGCCAGAAAAGTAGTTAAGGTCCAGCAgaaaaggagatggaagagagacACAAAAACAAGAGACCAGAGGAAAAGACAGGAGAACAAGCGGAGCAGAAAACAAGGCAGATAGCTGGGATCAGGGTCTCACCGCACACACACGAGCCACCCTCGGGACTTTAATGCGTTCGTATGAATCAAACGCTCGGGCAATCTCCGTAAAGAAAAAGTAGATCTCATCGTCTCCATCTTCATCCCCCCACTCGGCTGGGCTCAAGGCCATGGCTGCAACaaaggctggggctggggagacCGGCGGCTTCAGATCCCACAGACATAGTCTGGGGCCGCCCAGCCTCCCCCGACTCTGTCCCCGGAGCAGCCCCCCTCTGCCCACCGTTAAGCCAGGATGGCAAGGTCTCTGTCCGAACCCAGTCCTCAGCGCGACCCACAGCCCGAGAGATGATCGGCTCGGTCCCCAGGTAGTTCTTCACAGTGGCAGCGTAGAGGGCGCCCCCTGCAGGGTGACAGCGAGAAGACGGGCTGTCAGACTCACTGAAGGAGCCTGCAGAAAGGGTCACGGTGGGCAGAGTAGGGAGTAAAAGCAGGGGCAAGAACCCTCAAGGGCTAAGcacccatgtgccaggca is part of the Bos indicus isolate NIAB-ARS_2022 breed Sahiwal x Tharparkar chromosome 11, NIAB-ARS_B.indTharparkar_mat_pri_1.0, whole genome shotgun sequence genome and harbors:
- the SEMA4F gene encoding semaphorin-4F isoform X2, yielding MPGSVARLLPRLRPSGTSPLFLLLLLALLRGPVCGRVPHSVPRTSLPISEADSYLTRFTIPQTYNYSVLLVDPASHMLYVGARDTIFATSLPFSGEKPRRIDWMVPEAHRQNCRKKGKKEDVSSFQQVERLESGRGKCPFEPAQRSAAVMAGGALYAATVKNYLGTEPIISRAVGRAEDWVRTETLPSWLNAPAFVAAMALSPAEWGDEDGDDEIYFFFTEIARAFDSYERIKVPRVARVCAGDLGGRKTLQQRWTTFLKADLLCPGPEHGRASSVLQDVAILRPEGGAGTPVFYGIFSSQWEGAAISAVCSFRPQDIRTVLNGPFRELKHDCNRGLPVMDNDVPQPRPGECITNNMKLQQFGSSLFLPDRVLTFIRDHPLMDRPVFPADGRPLLVTTDTAYLRVVAHRVPSLSGKEYDVLYLGTEDGHLHRAVQIGAQLSVLEDLALFPEPQPVENMKLYQNWLLVGSRTEVTQVNTANCGRLQSCSECILARDPACAWSVRLAACVAHPGEHGGLVQDIESADVSSLCPEEPGEHPVVFEVPVAAAAHVVLPCSPSSAWASCVWRQPSGVTALTRRQEGLEVVISPGAMGAYACECQEGGAARVVAAYSLVWGTPRGPLSQAHTIGAGLAGFFLGVLAASLTLLLIGRHQQRQRQRELLARDKVGLDLGVPPSGTTSYSQDPPSPSPEDERLPLALAKRGSGFGGFPPPFLLDPCPSPAHIRLTGAPLATCDETSI
- the SEMA4F gene encoding semaphorin-4F isoform X3; its protein translation is MPGSVARLLPRLRPSGTSPLFLLLLLALLRGPVCGRVPHSVPRTSLPISGGALYAATVKNYLGTEPIISRAVGRAEDWVRTETLPSWLNAPAFVAAMALSPAEWGDEDGDDEIYFFFTEIARAFDSYERIKVPRVARVCAGDLGGRKTLQQRWTTFLKADLLCPGPEHGRASSVLQDVAILRPEGGAGTPVFYGIFSSQWEGAAISAVCSFRPQDIRTVLNGPFRELKHDCNRGLPVMDNDVPQPRPGECITNNMKLQQFGSSLFLPDRVLTFIRDHPLMDRPVFPADGRPLLVTTDTAYLRVVAHRVPSLSGKEYDVLYLGTEDGHLHRAVQIGAQLSVLEDLALFPEPQPVENMKLYQNWLLVGSRTEVTQVNTANCGRLQSCSECILARDPACAWSVRLAACVAHPGEHGGLVQDIESADVSSLCPEEPGEHPVVFEVPVAAAAHVVLPCSPSSAWASCVWRQPSGVTALTRRQEGLEVVISPGAMGAYACECQEGGAARVVAAYSLVWGTPRGPLSQAHTIGAGLAGFFLGVLAASLTLLLIGRHQQRQRQRELLARDKVGLDLGVPPSGTTSYSQDPPSPSPEDERLPLALAKRGSGFGGFPPPFLLDPCPSPAHIRLTGAPLATCDETSI
- the SEMA4F gene encoding semaphorin-4F isoform X1, producing MPGSVARLLPRLRPSGTSPLFLLLLLALLRGPVCGRVPHSVPRTSLPISEADSYLTRFTIPQTYNYSVLLVDPASHMLYVGARDTIFATSLPFSGEKPRRIDWMVPEAHRQNCRKKGKKEDECHNFVQILAIANASHLLTCGTFAFDPKCGVIDVSSFQQVERLESGRGKCPFEPAQRSAAVMAGGALYAATVKNYLGTEPIISRAVGRAEDWVRTETLPSWLNAPAFVAAMALSPAEWGDEDGDDEIYFFFTEIARAFDSYERIKVPRVARVCAGDLGGRKTLQQRWTTFLKADLLCPGPEHGRASSVLQDVAILRPEGGAGTPVFYGIFSSQWEGAAISAVCSFRPQDIRTVLNGPFRELKHDCNRGLPVMDNDVPQPRPGECITNNMKLQQFGSSLFLPDRVLTFIRDHPLMDRPVFPADGRPLLVTTDTAYLRVVAHRVPSLSGKEYDVLYLGTEDGHLHRAVQIGAQLSVLEDLALFPEPQPVENMKLYQNWLLVGSRTEVTQVNTANCGRLQSCSECILARDPACAWSVRLAACVAHPGEHGGLVQDIESADVSSLCPEEPGEHPVVFEVPVAAAAHVVLPCSPSSAWASCVWRQPSGVTALTRRQEGLEVVISPGAMGAYACECQEGGAARVVAAYSLVWGTPRGPLSQAHTIGAGLAGFFLGVLAASLTLLLIGRHQQRQRQRELLARDKVGLDLGVPPSGTTSYSQDPPSPSPEDERLPLALAKRGSGFGGFPPPFLLDPCPSPAHIRLTGAPLATCDETSI